In one window of Methanolobus mangrovi DNA:
- a CDS encoding acetolactate synthase large subunit — MKGSDLFVKCLENEGVEYIFGVPGEETIDLTDSLLRSRIKFIPTRHEQSAAFMADVYGRITHRPGVCLATLGPGATNLITGVADAQLDRAPLVAITGQSALEKTHKESHQYIDIVTAFKQFTTWNSKVMKPDFIPEIVHKAFEIAMDRPGATHIELPEDVAKVETTKEPISKKTYPHISLLDERELKKAADMIKESSMPIILAGNGIFREEASTELRILVEFTGVPVVTTFMGKGAVAADDEHYLGSMGIKDHDHIMCGFEMADLVICIGYDYVEYSPKFWNPEKSKKIIHIHTDHPEIDESYMPDILLIGSIKQALFSLRQQCDFKMEMPPRFSKVRSRMKAEIEDYRDDLSFPMKPQKIIYDVRESIDRGDLLISDVGAHKLWVGRLFPAYEPNTVFISNGLATMGFALPGAIAASLIKPEKKVVVIAGDGGFLMNLQDLETAVRLECNFVVIIFNDSKYGLIEWHEKKTFNETIGIDFTNPDFVMLAQSFGANGVKIERAEELKPKLAEALNAGGVWLLDVPVDYSENIKLTDKLKNNFCEI, encoded by the coding sequence ATGAAAGGAAGCGACCTCTTTGTAAAGTGTCTTGAAAATGAAGGTGTTGAATATATATTTGGCGTACCGGGGGAAGAGACTATCGATCTTACAGATTCCCTCCTGAGGTCCAGGATCAAATTCATCCCCACAAGACATGAACAGAGTGCCGCTTTTATGGCAGATGTCTACGGAAGGATAACACACAGGCCCGGAGTATGCCTTGCAACACTTGGACCCGGTGCCACGAACCTTATCACAGGCGTTGCCGATGCACAACTTGACAGGGCACCTCTTGTAGCCATCACAGGCCAGTCTGCACTTGAAAAGACACACAAGGAATCTCATCAGTATATCGATATTGTGACTGCCTTCAAACAGTTCACAACATGGAATTCAAAAGTAATGAAACCTGATTTTATCCCGGAGATCGTTCACAAGGCCTTTGAAATTGCTATGGACCGTCCGGGAGCTACACACATAGAACTTCCTGAGGATGTGGCAAAAGTAGAAACTACGAAAGAGCCAATTTCTAAAAAGACCTATCCCCACATTAGCCTTCTTGATGAAAGGGAACTCAAAAAGGCTGCGGATATGATAAAAGAGAGTTCAATGCCTATTATTCTTGCAGGAAATGGGATATTCAGGGAAGAAGCCTCAACTGAATTGAGGATACTTGTCGAGTTTACAGGTGTTCCGGTGGTAACAACATTCATGGGCAAGGGTGCGGTGGCTGCTGATGATGAGCACTATCTTGGTTCAATGGGAATCAAAGACCATGACCACATCATGTGTGGTTTTGAAATGGCTGATCTTGTTATCTGCATAGGATACGATTATGTGGAATACAGCCCAAAATTCTGGAACCCTGAAAAATCAAAGAAGATAATACACATCCATACTGACCATCCGGAAATAGATGAGAGCTATATGCCGGATATTCTGCTTATAGGTAGCATAAAACAGGCACTTTTCAGCCTGAGACAACAATGTGATTTTAAAATGGAGATGCCTCCCAGATTCTCTAAAGTCCGCTCAAGAATGAAAGCGGAAATTGAGGACTACAGGGATGATCTGTCATTCCCCATGAAACCGCAGAAAATAATATATGATGTAAGAGAATCTATAGACAGAGGGGACCTGCTGATAAGCGATGTCGGTGCTCATAAATTATGGGTTGGAAGGCTTTTCCCTGCATATGAACCCAATACTGTTTTTATTTCCAATGGACTTGCAACTATGGGATTTGCACTTCCCGGTGCCATTGCAGCAAGTTTGATCAAACCTGAAAAGAAGGTTGTTGTAATTGCAGGAGATGGCGGTTTCCTCATGAACCTCCAGGATCTTGAGACTGCTGTGAGACTTGAATGTAATTTTGTTGTCATCATTTTCAATGATTCAAAGTACGGCCTTATCGAATGGCACGAGAAGAAGACTTTCAACGAGACCATAGGTATTGATTTTACAAATCCCGACTTTGTAATGCTGGCCCAGAGCTTCGGTGCAAATGGTGTGAAGATCGAAAGAGCGGAAGAACTGAAGCCAAAGCTCGCTGAAGCATTGAATGCCGGCGGTGTCTGGCTGCTGGATGTACCGGTTGATTATTCAGAGAACATCAAGCTGACTGATAAATTGAAGAATAATTTCTGCGAAATCTGA
- a CDS encoding NAD-dependent succinate-semialdehyde dehydrogenase encodes MKISSVNPATGELNGEFDLYSQQVVDQKIEDSRKAFGEWKKELIVERTFSIECVAEVLRDREQELAEIITKEMGKPIKESLAEIQKCAWTCDYFAENADTFLAAEFVETDAETSGFVYEPVGTVLSIMAWDFPFWQALRCGIAALAGGNTVLLKHASNVPMCALELENIFIEAGFPEGVYQTLLVDGPTASSLISRDEINAVSFTGSRPAGEKVAEAAGRNIKKFVLELGGSDPLIVLEDADLDKVAKAAVSGRFQNCGQSCIAAKRLLVDEKIVDNFTDLFIENTNDLNIGDPMDPKTDMGPMANEKQRELLSEQVAQTLKMGANVLLEGGHKNGEGSFYMPTILNDISKDAPVVREEIFGPVAPIISFKNEDEAIKIANSTEFGLGASIWSRETEKAMRMTRHIECGMISINNIVGSDPRLPFGGMKKSGVGRELYRVGMLEFMTVKSMKVY; translated from the coding sequence GTGAAAATAAGTTCTGTAAATCCTGCAACAGGGGAATTGAATGGAGAATTCGATCTCTATTCTCAGCAAGTGGTCGATCAGAAGATAGAAGACTCAAGAAAGGCATTTGGTGAATGGAAAAAAGAACTTATTGTTGAAAGAACGTTTTCCATTGAATGTGTGGCTGAAGTTCTGAGGGATAGGGAGCAGGAACTTGCAGAGATCATCACAAAGGAAATGGGTAAACCGATCAAAGAGTCTCTTGCAGAAATACAGAAATGCGCATGGACCTGTGATTATTTTGCAGAGAATGCAGATACGTTCCTTGCAGCTGAATTTGTAGAAACTGATGCCGAAACATCCGGTTTTGTCTATGAACCTGTCGGCACTGTACTGAGTATCATGGCATGGGATTTTCCTTTCTGGCAGGCTTTGAGATGTGGAATAGCAGCTCTTGCAGGTGGAAATACAGTACTTTTAAAGCATGCAAGCAATGTGCCAATGTGTGCCCTTGAACTTGAGAACATCTTTATTGAGGCAGGATTTCCTGAAGGGGTTTACCAGACACTCCTTGTGGATGGCCCTACAGCATCCTCACTAATATCCAGAGATGAAATAAATGCTGTTTCTTTCACCGGCAGCCGCCCAGCAGGAGAAAAGGTAGCAGAAGCTGCAGGAAGGAACATCAAAAAGTTCGTTCTTGAGCTTGGAGGCAGCGATCCTTTAATAGTACTGGAAGATGCAGATCTCGACAAAGTGGCAAAAGCAGCGGTATCAGGTCGGTTCCAGAACTGTGGACAAAGCTGTATTGCAGCCAAACGTTTACTAGTTGATGAGAAGATTGTAGATAATTTCACAGACCTGTTCATAGAGAATACAAACGATCTCAACATAGGCGATCCAATGGACCCTAAGACTGACATGGGACCCATGGCAAATGAAAAACAGAGAGAACTCCTGAGTGAACAGGTAGCTCAAACCCTGAAAATGGGAGCGAACGTACTGCTCGAAGGTGGTCATAAAAATGGAGAAGGCTCATTCTACATGCCAACAATTCTCAATGATATAAGCAAAGATGCTCCTGTTGTCCGGGAAGAGATTTTCGGACCGGTAGCGCCCATAATTAGCTTCAAAAATGAGGACGAAGCTATCAAAATAGCTAACAGCACAGAGTTCGGGCTGGGTGCCAGTATCTGGAGCCGGGAAACTGAAAAGGCCATGAGAATGACAAGGCATATAGAATGCGGAATGATATCAATAAATAATATTGTAGGCTCTGATCCGCGACTCCCCTTTGGGGGTATGAAGAAAAGCGGTGTTGGAAGAGAACTATACCGTGTTGGAATGCTGGAGTTTATGACTGTCAAATCCATGAAGGTGTATTAA
- a CDS encoding NAD-dependent succinate-semialdehyde dehydrogenase codes for MTAISSINPATGKVIGEVEMHTDEQTDQMLKKSAETFREWKRTDVSERNELLRKFAELLRKNKQQYGELITAEMGKVMKQAVPEVVKCATMFDYFADNAEKILEPEPAEENACDSMIHYEPMGTVLAIKPWNFPFWQVLSAAAHVLAGGNVMLLKHSSYVPMCALEIENIFIEAGFPEGVFQTLLIDGKTASSLIPRDEVKAVSFTGGYDAGQKVAELAAHNMKKFVLELGGSDPFIILDDADVKMAAKVGVPSRFINTGQTCIAAKRFIVMEDVAEEFTERFVEGTENLKVGDPMDPDTDIGPMVREEQMKILENQVNDAISKGAKVLIPGGKMESEGYMFSPTVLGDVSMDMRVMREETFGPVAPIITVKDEDKAIEFANDSEFGLGASVWSQDRDRAMRIASELETGMVGINSFCTPQACLPFGGVKKSGMGRELSKHGFYEFMNIKSIKMM; via the coding sequence ATGACCGCCATCTCATCCATCAACCCAGCAACAGGAAAAGTCATCGGTGAAGTAGAAATGCATACTGATGAGCAGACAGATCAGATGCTCAAAAAGTCTGCTGAGACTTTCAGGGAATGGAAAAGAACTGATGTTTCAGAGCGTAACGAACTTCTTCGGAAGTTCGCGGAGCTGTTACGAAAGAACAAGCAACAATATGGAGAACTCATAACCGCCGAGATGGGAAAGGTCATGAAGCAGGCTGTTCCTGAAGTTGTAAAATGCGCCACCATGTTCGATTATTTTGCAGATAATGCAGAGAAGATACTTGAACCTGAGCCTGCGGAAGAGAATGCATGCGATTCCATGATACATTACGAACCCATGGGAACCGTGCTCGCCATCAAACCCTGGAACTTCCCGTTCTGGCAGGTGCTCAGCGCCGCAGCACATGTACTGGCAGGCGGGAATGTCATGCTTCTCAAACATTCAAGCTATGTGCCCATGTGTGCACTGGAGATAGAGAATATCTTCATTGAAGCAGGATTTCCTGAAGGTGTTTTCCAGACACTGCTCATAGACGGAAAAACAGCATCTTCACTTATTCCGAGGGATGAAGTGAAAGCCGTGTCCTTCACAGGAGGATACGATGCCGGACAGAAGGTTGCAGAGCTTGCCGCTCACAACATGAAGAAATTCGTACTGGAACTCGGTGGCAGTGATCCTTTCATAATTCTTGATGATGCCGATGTGAAAATGGCGGCAAAGGTCGGTGTTCCAAGCCGTTTCATTAACACAGGGCAGACATGCATAGCAGCAAAGCGTTTCATAGTAATGGAAGACGTAGCAGAAGAGTTCACAGAAAGATTTGTTGAAGGAACCGAGAATCTGAAGGTAGGTGACCCAATGGACCCTGACACGGATATCGGTCCAATGGTCAGGGAAGAGCAAATGAAGATACTGGAAAACCAGGTCAATGATGCGATATCAAAGGGTGCTAAAGTCCTTATTCCCGGTGGAAAGATGGAAAGTGAGGGTTACATGTTTTCACCGACTGTACTTGGTGATGTGAGCATGGATATGAGGGTCATGAGGGAAGAGACATTCGGACCTGTGGCACCGATAATTACTGTAAAGGATGAGGACAAGGCAATTGAGTTTGCAAACGATTCCGAGTTCGGACTGGGTGCCAGTGTATGGAGCCAGGACCGTGACAGGGCTATGAGAATCGCTTCTGAACTTGAAACCGGAATGGTTGGAATCAACTCATTCTGTACACCACAGGCATGCCTGCCCTTTGGCGGAGTGAAGAAAAGTGGGATGGGCAGAGAGCTTTCAAAACATGGGTTCTATGAGTTCATGAATATCAAGTCGATAAAGATGATGTGA